DNA sequence from the Deltaproteobacteria bacterium genome:
GGGTTAGGTAATCAATTGACGAGTGAGGCCTTTTTCGGTTGTAAAATATTTCGATGTAATAAAATAAGCTTTGGATTGCTTGGGACCGACTGATGTACCGATAGTGGTTGACCCATTCGGTCTTTAAACGGCCGAAGAAGCTTTCCGCAACGGCATTGTCGTAGCAGTTGCCCTTACGGCTCATACTGCAAATCAT
Encoded proteins:
- a CDS encoding transposase, which translates into the protein MSRKGNCYDNAVAESFFGRLKTEWVNHYRYISRSQAIQSLFYYIEIFYNRKRPHSSIDYLTPQEYGEFPLAA